The following coding sequences lie in one Nitrospinota bacterium genomic window:
- a CDS encoding aminotransferase class IV — MSGTYSIVNGELRLVDDHSVNVKDRSFSLGDGLFETVKVKNYMPVWISEHLKRMENSAHFARIGYPGKNRMIKHIDTLIESNGIKNGFLRITLSRGTSEKGSFGDIPLDCTFAIIGSESETPADPLKAKFAPWPSNADDPAVKHKTTSRFSNVHAWMKGKEQGMDELLFVNTRDELAEGVFSNIFFAKGKTLCTPSLECGILPGITREKIIDLARRMQIEVSEGAFRKSDILDADEIFFTNSLSLVRYCAEFEGKELGEGKFAKSLKRDLASIL, encoded by the coding sequence ATGTCTGGAACCTACTCGATAGTAAACGGCGAACTGAGACTGGTGGACGATCATTCGGTGAACGTCAAAGACAGAAGCTTTTCGCTCGGGGACGGCCTTTTCGAAACCGTGAAGGTGAAAAACTACATGCCGGTATGGATATCCGAACATCTGAAAAGGATGGAGAACTCCGCCCACTTCGCCCGCATAGGATATCCCGGCAAGAACAGGATGATAAAACATATCGATACGCTTATCGAAAGCAACGGCATCAAAAACGGATTTCTTCGGATAACGCTTTCACGCGGAACATCCGAAAAGGGGAGCTTCGGCGATATCCCCCTGGATTGCACTTTCGCAATAATCGGCTCCGAGAGTGAAACCCCCGCAGACCCGCTGAAAGCAAAATTCGCCCCCTGGCCGTCAAACGCCGACGACCCGGCGGTGAAACACAAAACAACATCGAGGTTTTCAAATGTCCACGCCTGGATGAAAGGCAAGGAGCAAGGGATGGATGAACTACTCTTCGTGAACACAAGAGATGAGCTCGCCGAAGGGGTATTCTCCAACATCTTTTTCGCGAAAGGGAAAACCCTCTGCACACCGTCGCTTGAATGCGGAATACTCCCAGGAATAACGAGAGAAAAGATTATCGACCTCGCCCGGCGGATGCAGATCGAAGTAAGCGAAGGGGCGTTTCGAAAATCTGATATTCTCGATGCCGATGAAATCTTTTTCACGAACTCCCTGTCGCTGGTGCGCTACTGCGCCGAGTTTGAAGGAAAAGAGCTCGGCGAAGGGAAATTCGCCAAATCGCTAAAGAGGGACCTGGCGTCAATTTTGTAA